One window of Jannaschia sp. CCS1 genomic DNA carries:
- a CDS encoding tautomerase family protein has translation MPTIRVTVPQSAWSKDEKAQIVAKLTDGLNDVAGTSGKGDIKQFINVHIEETAEGGYAMGGQVVG, from the coding sequence ATGCCAACAATTCGCGTAACCGTCCCGCAATCCGCTTGGTCAAAGGACGAAAAGGCCCAGATCGTTGCAAAGCTCACAGATGGGCTGAACGACGTCGCGGGGACATCCGGCAAGGGCGACATCAAACAATTCATCAACGTGCACATCGAAGAAACCGCCGAAGGTGGTTACGCGATGGGCGGTCAAGTGGTGGGTTGA
- a CDS encoding SRPBCC family protein codes for MELTITRTIDAPLDKVWDIVGPNYTSAGDWASSVYVSGARAGTPKVASAPAAGRVCETSLGPFTETIEAYDADRHTVSYSAGGEKMPGFMKGLRNTWNLTQSGNGTKASMTLRADIAFPMNILMGWMMKMQFKKALNETIDDLKVYAETGRPSPRKVKVDASKKAIAARHSMA; via the coding sequence ATGGAACTGACGATCACACGCACCATCGACGCCCCGCTTGATAAGGTCTGGGACATTGTCGGGCCGAACTACACATCGGCCGGCGATTGGGCCAGTTCGGTCTACGTGTCTGGCGCCCGCGCCGGCACGCCCAAGGTTGCCAGCGCACCGGCTGCCGGCCGCGTTTGCGAGACGTCGCTCGGGCCCTTCACCGAGACGATCGAGGCCTATGACGCCGACAGGCACACGGTCTCCTACTCTGCCGGGGGGGAAAAGATGCCCGGTTTCATGAAAGGTCTGCGCAACACCTGGAACCTGACGCAAAGCGGCAACGGCACCAAAGCCAGCATGACCCTGCGCGCCGACATCGCATTTCCCATGAATATCCTCATGGGCTGGATGATGAAGATGCAGTTCAAAAAAGCGCTGAACGAGACCATCGATGACCTCAAGGTCTACGCCGAAACTGGCCGTCCGTCGCCGCGCAAGGTCAAGGTCGATGCCTCCAAAAAGGCCATCGCTGCGCGGCACTCCATGGCCTGA
- a CDS encoding SRPBCC family protein has product MKYALSLALALAVSTMAQAQQLPDIQAERTAMFGETPAVTSADPITDYTFDSGYLGAHIHAPLQSIQTLLLPMSPAEAFPLVHSGNADWSLQIEELTWDHSASETSGELGVGSVRRCDFVGGAGTAYERVFSVEENRLFAYDLDMERSTVPLPIEDFFVIWTLEDKGADGTLVTTRIYYDEAQDMGGNAAEAVAAALAVDFRNFANIHGGTYVEM; this is encoded by the coding sequence ATGAAATATGCACTTTCGCTCGCCCTCGCTTTGGCCGTTTCAACGATGGCCCAAGCGCAGCAATTGCCGGACATCCAGGCCGAGCGCACCGCGATGTTCGGCGAGACACCTGCCGTCACATCGGCGGACCCGATCACCGACTATACCTTTGATAGTGGCTACCTTGGCGCGCACATCCACGCGCCGTTGCAATCGATCCAAACGCTTCTATTGCCCATGTCACCGGCTGAAGCGTTCCCCCTTGTTCACTCCGGCAATGCGGATTGGTCGCTCCAGATCGAAGAGTTGACCTGGGATCATTCCGCCTCTGAAACCTCAGGTGAGTTGGGCGTGGGCTCGGTGCGCCGGTGTGACTTCGTCGGTGGAGCGGGCACAGCCTACGAGCGCGTCTTTTCCGTGGAGGAAAACCGTCTGTTCGCCTACGATCTGGACATGGAGCGCAGCACGGTTCCGCTTCCGATTGAGGATTTCTTCGTTATCTGGACGCTGGAAGACAAAGGCGCTGACGGCACACTGGTCACAACCCGCATCTACTACGACGAAGCGCAGGACATGGGTGGTAACGCAGCCGAGGCGGTCGCAGCAGCTCTCGCGGTTGATTTCCGCAACTTCGCCAACATTCACGGCGGCACATACGTCGAGATGTAA
- a CDS encoding helix-turn-helix domain-containing protein produces MTLDIAISSVTAGICLFCAHLLLLRRRDTGVYLPLALLFLFQGISTGVAALAGTYDPDSLGILFRISIIVGGLEITLPFLLWVYVRALTTEGQTERIPKLPYHVIPIVLVVLAFWSLLFLPDGFADTELEDDDPRLLGFVAIALAVMLADIAFKAMVATYIYLIIRRLMAYRTRLKDVFASTENRELTWIWVILICMAVYLSVSIAFTASIVSGVFAEETQETWLPTLNGIALLGLFWALGVWGLRQRPGLTRQPVVAAPEPDDPKPRKYEKSALDDERLQRIARKVEAAMAEDTLYRDPNLSLWDLAKHIGVTSHYVSQALNTHLNKSFFDLVNGWRIKDAIEQLTTTDETILTIAYDVGFNSRSAFYKAFKRETGRTPSDLRN; encoded by the coding sequence ATGACATTGGATATCGCCATCAGCAGCGTCACGGCAGGCATTTGCCTGTTTTGCGCGCATCTCCTGCTGCTCAGGCGGCGAGACACTGGGGTTTATCTGCCCCTTGCCTTGTTATTCCTGTTCCAGGGGATCTCTACCGGCGTTGCCGCACTGGCCGGAACATATGATCCGGATAGTTTGGGCATCCTTTTCCGCATCAGCATCATTGTCGGTGGCCTGGAAATCACCCTTCCGTTTCTTCTTTGGGTCTATGTGCGGGCGCTGACAACAGAAGGCCAAACGGAACGTATCCCGAAATTGCCGTATCACGTGATCCCGATTGTTCTGGTTGTCCTCGCATTCTGGTCGCTCTTGTTTCTTCCAGACGGATTTGCAGACACCGAATTGGAAGATGATGACCCGCGTTTGTTGGGATTTGTCGCTATCGCGCTGGCCGTTATGCTTGCGGATATTGCGTTCAAAGCGATGGTAGCCACTTACATCTACCTGATCATCCGCCGCCTCATGGCCTATCGCACGCGTCTAAAGGATGTGTTCGCCAGCACCGAAAACCGAGAACTAACTTGGATATGGGTGATCTTGATTTGCATGGCGGTCTACCTCAGCGTGAGTATCGCCTTTACCGCGTCGATTGTGTCCGGTGTTTTTGCCGAAGAAACCCAAGAAACGTGGTTGCCGACGCTGAACGGTATCGCGCTTCTTGGATTGTTCTGGGCCCTTGGCGTCTGGGGGTTGCGGCAGCGTCCCGGCCTGACGCGGCAGCCCGTCGTCGCCGCCCCGGAGCCCGATGATCCCAAGCCGCGAAAATATGAGAAATCCGCGCTTGATGACGAACGGCTGCAACGCATTGCCCGGAAGGTTGAGGCGGCGATGGCCGAAGACACCCTCTACCGTGATCCCAACTTATCACTTTGGGATCTGGCAAAGCACATTGGCGTCACGTCTCACTATGTGTCTCAAGCGCTGAACACCCATCTGAACAAGAGTTTCTTTGACCTGGTGAATGGATGGCGGATCAAGGATGCCATCGAACAGTTGACCACGACAGATGAGACCATCTTGACGATTGCCTATGACGTCGGCTTCAACTCCCGCTCCGCATTTTATAAAGCGTTCAAACGCGAAACAGGGCGAACCCCTTCTGACCTGAGAAACTAG
- a CDS encoding DUF4214 domain-containing protein, protein MSIGNLNGTIVPLTGDDLIDGLASDFKWQLDATRTIDWTLSDGLSGETWYNPGEFIPLFAGLFDGIEPFIDVDFRYVGYHSHPDVAIAQGSDINLTWDDANALFSSPNTWALAFFPQPGSLPRGEIYFNSRSDLNYQSSYAPGSQGFFVPLHEVGHALGLKHPFDDGGTGRPNFESLGLGKFDLDMYTVMSYSDNDTTDLAYDPATFMILDVLTLQHLYGANASQNTGNDSYTLVRDDLYDTIYDAAGRDAIDQSSALEGWYIELPDVYLSTVVDTRAGMAMSMAASALAVPTDLTWLAGDIEDATGSGFADIIFGSGLANDVSGLGGDDILSGEAVDWNYDEIAGQVVRLYQATLDRLPDLAGQAFYTDALGKGAPLAGLAANFAASPEFIAAYGATSNADFVSLLYNNVLDRTPLQSEVNFYANQLAGGVPRENIVVNFSESPEFVHKSLPDALGFSVAAKAADVSDDVVRLYQASLDRLPDAAGFEFYVDLLAGGTDHLTVAQGLVASPEFQSTYGALSDADFIGLLYNNVLGRMPAPTEVAFYETQMAGGASRTAVLVGFAQSPEFQASFAPTVESWLKSQGVNDTLDGGTGNDVLMGGLWADEFRFSASDGGVDKILDFEMWDTIILDGFGFATTAAAANAFTQQGNDAVLVHGNGEIHLLGFSAADLTSDEFQFA, encoded by the coding sequence ATGTCCATCGGCAATCTCAACGGCACCATAGTGCCACTTACAGGCGACGATCTTATCGATGGTCTCGCTAGCGATTTTAAATGGCAGCTTGACGCGACGCGGACGATAGACTGGACGCTTTCCGACGGGTTAAGTGGTGAAACCTGGTACAATCCGGGTGAGTTTATACCGCTTTTTGCAGGTTTATTCGACGGCATCGAGCCATTCATCGACGTCGACTTTAGATACGTTGGCTATCATTCCCATCCAGATGTCGCCATCGCACAAGGGTCCGACATCAATCTGACCTGGGACGATGCCAATGCGCTCTTTTCCAGCCCCAATACCTGGGCTCTGGCGTTTTTCCCGCAGCCAGGTTCTTTGCCCCGTGGAGAGATCTACTTCAATTCAAGAAGTGATCTAAACTATCAATCATCGTATGCGCCTGGTAGCCAAGGTTTTTTTGTTCCCTTGCACGAGGTTGGCCATGCGCTTGGGCTGAAACATCCTTTCGATGATGGCGGGACTGGACGGCCAAATTTTGAAAGCCTGGGGTTGGGAAAGTTCGACCTCGATATGTACACCGTCATGTCTTACAGCGACAACGACACGACTGATCTTGCCTACGATCCCGCGACGTTCATGATCCTCGATGTTTTGACGCTGCAGCATCTTTATGGCGCGAACGCGTCGCAGAATACGGGGAACGACAGCTACACTCTGGTTCGCGACGATCTCTATGACACGATTTACGACGCTGCAGGTCGCGACGCCATTGATCAGTCGAGCGCTCTGGAAGGCTGGTATATCGAGCTTCCTGATGTGTATTTGTCCACTGTGGTGGATACGAGGGCTGGCATGGCAATGTCCATGGCGGCGTCAGCGCTGGCCGTGCCAACTGACCTGACATGGCTGGCGGGCGACATCGAAGATGCGACCGGTAGCGGGTTTGCCGACATCATCTTCGGATCCGGACTTGCCAACGATGTGTCTGGTTTGGGCGGCGACGACATCTTGTCGGGCGAAGCGGTCGACTGGAATTATGATGAAATCGCAGGACAGGTCGTGCGGCTCTACCAGGCGACGCTTGACCGGTTGCCGGACCTGGCCGGTCAGGCATTCTACACGGACGCGCTCGGGAAGGGTGCACCGCTGGCGGGGCTGGCGGCGAACTTCGCGGCCTCGCCGGAGTTTATCGCCGCCTATGGCGCAACCTCAAACGCAGATTTCGTCTCGCTTCTCTACAACAACGTGCTCGACCGAACGCCGTTGCAGTCAGAGGTCAATTTCTACGCGAACCAACTCGCAGGTGGCGTCCCTCGTGAGAACATTGTTGTGAACTTCTCGGAAAGCCCGGAATTCGTTCATAAGTCGTTGCCCGATGCGCTTGGATTTAGTGTCGCGGCCAAGGCGGCGGACGTCTCTGACGATGTCGTGCGGCTCTATCAGGCGTCGCTGGACCGGTTGCCGGACGCCGCCGGTTTTGAGTTCTATGTCGACCTCCTTGCAGGTGGTACCGACCACCTCACGGTCGCGCAGGGCTTGGTGGCCTCGCCCGAGTTCCAGAGCACCTACGGTGCGCTGTCTGACGCCGACTTTATCGGCCTGCTTTACAACAACGTGCTGGGACGTATGCCAGCGCCGACGGAAGTCGCGTTCTACGAGACCCAGATGGCGGGCGGTGCGTCCCGGACCGCGGTCCTCGTGGGTTTTGCGCAAAGCCCGGAGTTCCAGGCAAGCTTCGCGCCCACTGTCGAGAGCTGGCTCAAGAGCCAAGGTGTCAACGACACGCTCGACGGGGGGACCGGCAACGATGTGCTTATGGGTGGTCTGTGGGCAGACGAGTTCCGGTTCTCGGCAAGTGACGGTGGGGTCGACAAGATCCTGGATTTTGAGATGTGGGATACGATCATTCTTGATGGCTTTGGCTTCGCCACCACGGCAGCTGCCGCAAATGCCTTTACTCAGCAGGGCAACGATGCCGTGCTCGTCCACGGCAATGGCGAAATCCACCTCCTTGGCTTCAGTGCCGCAGACCTGACGTCTGACGAATTCCAGTTCGCGTGA